From Streptomyces qinzhouensis, one genomic window encodes:
- a CDS encoding methyltransferase translates to MTDSTRPPDGTPEQRRSNALIVAQALEFLYPAALRAAAAVGVADHLANGPRTPAELAAATGTDEQSLHRVLRLLATRGLFEQDDAGRFGLTADGDALRTEAQVSARAAVLMLTDPTMWRPAGEMTRCLTDGGSAFDAVFGTDFFTHFARDARTAAVFHTGMASMSDAENGPIAQSWNFPENATVVDVGGGHGGLLRQVLATGAALRGILHDQGHVLAGHALATPVPGGADPAGRWQTTEGDFFHSVPAGDVLMLKRILHDWDDHQCTTILRNCRAALAPGGHVLVIDAVVPDGDTPHQAKTLDLMMMASLTGRERTEADFSHLLATAGLRLDRVVPTPAVLSIVVATASDTPAS, encoded by the coding sequence ATGACCGACAGCACACGCCCGCCGGACGGGACACCGGAGCAACGGCGGAGCAACGCCCTGATCGTGGCGCAGGCCCTGGAATTCCTCTACCCCGCCGCACTGCGCGCCGCCGCGGCCGTCGGCGTCGCGGACCACCTCGCCAACGGCCCGCGCACCCCGGCCGAACTCGCGGCGGCCACCGGCACCGACGAACAGAGCCTCCACCGGGTACTGCGACTGCTGGCCACCCGGGGCCTGTTCGAACAGGACGACGCGGGACGCTTCGGCCTCACCGCGGACGGCGACGCGCTGCGCACCGAGGCACAGGTATCGGCCCGCGCCGCGGTACTCATGCTCACGGATCCGACGATGTGGCGCCCCGCCGGTGAGATGACCCGATGTCTCACCGACGGCGGCTCCGCCTTCGACGCCGTCTTCGGCACCGACTTCTTCACGCACTTCGCACGGGACGCCCGGACCGCCGCCGTCTTCCACACCGGCATGGCATCCATGTCGGACGCGGAGAACGGACCCATCGCGCAGAGCTGGAACTTCCCCGAAAACGCCACCGTCGTCGACGTGGGCGGCGGCCACGGCGGTCTGCTCCGCCAAGTACTGGCGACCGGGGCCGCACTACGCGGCATCCTCCACGACCAAGGCCACGTCCTGGCGGGCCACGCACTCGCCACCCCCGTCCCAGGCGGCGCCGACCCGGCCGGCCGCTGGCAGACCACCGAGGGAGACTTCTTCCACTCGGTACCGGCCGGAGACGTACTCATGCTCAAACGAATCCTGCACGACTGGGACGACCACCAGTGCACGACCATCCTGCGCAACTGCCGTGCCGCCCTGGCCCCGGGCGGCCACGTCCTGGTGATCGACGCGGTGGTCCCGGACGGCGACACCCCTCACCAGGCCAAGACCCTGGATCTGATGATGATGGCGTCACTGACCGGCCGGGAGCGCACCGAGGCCGACTTCTCCCACCTCCTCGCCACGGCCGGACTACGCCTCGACCGAGTCGTCCCCACCCCGGCGGTGCTGTCCATCGTGGTGGCCACCGCCTCGGACACCCCCGCCTCCTGA
- a CDS encoding VOC family protein has protein sequence MFHLDHMALGVSDLTDSVRRLAEQTGLGNYEGGVFPGGIRNWIFPLGEDVYLEVESATGATGGPAAWFQRATGDGSEHWMFWCLRADTREELEQVASRLGSEVQVIPGRREPDGTRRVVTSAPAGEVALRARQAGLPNWYYRDDPAKNPARREVTGDRTAAGVAWLEVAGDREQFREHIGPETFDRLPLRFVPGEPGLHTVAVRTADGAEIVIRRTPAGQDTF, from the coding sequence GTGTTCCACCTCGACCATATGGCCCTCGGCGTATCGGATCTCACCGACAGCGTGCGCAGACTGGCAGAGCAGACCGGACTGGGCAACTACGAGGGCGGTGTGTTCCCCGGCGGGATACGCAACTGGATCTTTCCCCTCGGCGAGGACGTCTACCTGGAAGTGGAGAGCGCCACCGGGGCGACCGGCGGCCCCGCGGCATGGTTCCAGCGCGCCACCGGCGACGGAAGCGAGCACTGGATGTTCTGGTGCCTGCGCGCGGACACCCGTGAGGAACTGGAACAGGTCGCTTCACGGCTGGGCAGCGAAGTCCAGGTGATCCCGGGGCGCAGGGAACCCGACGGCACCCGTCGCGTGGTGACCAGCGCACCGGCCGGAGAGGTCGCGCTGCGGGCACGACAGGCGGGCCTGCCGAACTGGTACTACCGCGACGACCCGGCCAAGAACCCCGCCCGCCGCGAGGTGACCGGCGACCGGACCGCGGCCGGCGTCGCCTGGCTCGAAGTGGCGGGCGACCGGGAGCAGTTCCGCGAGCACATCGGACCGGAGACCTTCGACCGGCTGCCCCTGCGATTCGTCCCCGGCGAACCGGGACTGCACACAGTCGCGGTGCGCACCGCCGACGGTGCGGAGATCGTCATCCGGCGAACCCCCGCCGGACAGGACACCTTCTGA
- a CDS encoding NAD(P)-dependent alcohol dehydrogenase — MKAIVQDAYGSEGLLDLRDIDRPVPGDDEVLVEVRAAGVGPEVWHLMTGRPYAARVALGLRRPKNPVRGRDGAGRVEAVGAKVTGFKAGDEVFGTCEGSFAEYARAKADRIVLKPAGLTFEQAAALPVSGMTALQALSGRSRPQPGQRVLVIGASGGVGTYAVQLATGYGAEVTGVCGPAGADLVRSLGATHVIDYTREGITEGPHRYDVIVDNAGLRPLSVLRRALTPRGALVIVGGEGGSSFLGGTSRGLRAVLLSPFVAQHLRNLVSLSRREDLLTLRDLTEKGRITPVVDRVYPLAEAPAAMRHLRQGHPRGKLVVTV; from the coding sequence ATGAAGGCGATCGTTCAGGACGCGTACGGGTCGGAGGGTCTCCTGGACCTGCGTGACATCGACCGCCCCGTGCCGGGCGACGACGAGGTGCTGGTGGAGGTGCGTGCCGCCGGTGTGGGGCCCGAGGTGTGGCACCTGATGACCGGCAGGCCGTATGCGGCGCGGGTCGCCCTCGGGCTTCGCAGGCCCAAGAACCCGGTCCGGGGCCGGGACGGGGCCGGGCGGGTCGAGGCGGTCGGGGCGAAGGTGACCGGCTTCAAGGCGGGGGACGAGGTGTTCGGTACCTGCGAGGGGTCTTTCGCCGAGTATGCGCGTGCCAAGGCCGACAGGATCGTGCTCAAGCCGGCCGGCCTCACGTTCGAGCAGGCCGCAGCCCTCCCCGTATCCGGTATGACCGCCCTCCAGGCCCTCAGCGGCAGGTCCCGTCCCCAGCCGGGTCAGCGGGTCCTCGTCATCGGCGCGTCGGGCGGCGTGGGAACGTACGCGGTCCAGCTCGCCACGGGCTACGGCGCCGAGGTCACCGGTGTCTGCGGTCCCGCCGGCGCGGACCTTGTCCGGTCCCTGGGCGCCACCCACGTCATCGACTACACGCGCGAGGGCATCACCGAGGGCCCGCACCGTTATGACGTCATCGTCGACAACGCGGGGCTTCGGCCCCTTTCCGTACTCCGCCGGGCCCTCACACCACGCGGCGCTCTCGTCATCGTCGGCGGCGAGGGCGGGAGCAGTTTCCTCGGCGGTACGAGCCGTGGCCTGCGGGCCGTCCTGCTCTCCCCGTTCGTCGCCCAGCACCTCCGCAATCTCGTCTCCCTCAGCCGCCGCGAGGACCTCCTGACCCTGAGGGACCTCACCGAGAAGGGCCGGATCACTCCGGTCGTCGACCGCGTCTATCCTCTCGCCGAGGCACCCGCGGCCATGCGCCATCTGCGGCAGGGCCACCCGCGGGGCAAGCTCGTCGTCACCGTCTGA